A window of Agelaius phoeniceus isolate bAgePho1 chromosome 9, bAgePho1.hap1, whole genome shotgun sequence genomic DNA:
CGCGACGCGCTCCTCGCTTTGCCGCCCCGCTCGCTGCTCCCCTGCTGCTCGGCATCGCTGCCGCACGCGGATGAGGCAAAACCCTCCcagagcgagagagagagagccccGAGCTGCGGCGGCAGCAGCCCGAGTGCCCTGGGAGCGTGAGCGCAGAGCGGCACCAGCCCGAGTGCCCTGGCAGCGTGAGCGCAGAGCGGCACCAGCCCTAGTGCGGGCACAAAGCGCCGCATCCTGCCTGCTCCGGGGCCGAGGCTGCTCGGCGCTGCCCTCGGTACCGGGACCCGCTCCGTGTCCACAGGCAGGGAGCCGCAGCGGCCGTGCCGGCGCTCGGTGTGCCCGGGCTCCAAGGCGCCGGGGCAGGGAATGCAGGGCACAATGGTGAgcagcccggggctgctgcttcttgcCCCTCGGCAGGGCCGGGCTCCGAGCCGCAGCTGCCCCGGGCCAGCAGCAGGCGGCAGCTCGCAGGCCGGGTGAGGGGGCGCCAtgaggcggccgggccgggggggaagaggagaggcacAGAGCGCTTTTGGTGGCACCTCTGGGCACCTGGCCAGCCTCACTCCAAGAATCCCTGCCGTGAATCAATTTGGTCCAAGAAAACACAATCATTCGGGTGATTTGCATGACGTaccctgcctggctctgccgctccccgccccgcTCGCGGTTCCCGTCCGGGCTCTCGTCACCGCCCCTCGGTGCTTCCCTGACGCTGATTTGTCAAATCGGCCAAAAGCCGCTCAAACACCGCCCTCGGCGGCCGATAGCACCAGGTCGAGTGCCCGGAGAGTGCAAGTGGCGGCCCCCGGAGCccggcgaggcggcggcggagctcggAGGCGGCTCCAGGCCAGGTGGGAGCCGCGGTCGGTGCTGCCCCAgctcggggctcgctgcgggcGGAGGGGCCGCGCTGAGGGccgggggggacatgggggaatTCGGCACAAGGAACTCGCCCGTTTTGGTGGCACCGGGCACCTGGCCAGGCTCACTCCAAGAATCCCTGCTGTCATTCACTGTTGAGAGCCCCAGGAGCGGCTTCCCCGGGGCTGCGGTTCTCGACCAGCTTCAACAGAGTGGGGCCCTTTTCCCTAGCAAGGTTTTTGCAGGACAGGAGTGACCTGACTGCTCTGCTGGCGTGGCTTCTGCTTCTGAATATGCCCCTGCCTCTGGCTCCCAATGGAGGCACCGGGAGTCGCTTTGGTACAAGAAAGCAAAAGGGCTCCCGTGATTTCCATGAAGCGCGCTGCCTTTCGAAGCCCGCTCGCTGCTCCCCTGTTCCCCACTCTTCACCCCGCCTCGCTGCTTTCCCGCACGCAGATCGGTCAAATGGGCCAAAAGCCGCTCCCGcatgggctctgtgctgaggcaCCAGCCCGAGTGCCCTGGGAGGGTGAGCGCAGAGCGGCACCAGCCCGAGTGCCCTGGGAGCGTGAGCGCAGAGCGGCACCAGCCCGAGTGCCCTGGGAGCGTGAGCGCAGAGCGGCACCAGCCCGAGTGCCCGCGGAGCCCGGCCGGGATGGGAggggcggcgggcggagcgTTCGGGTCATTCCCCAGCGGGGGCGGCACCCGGAGCccggcgaggcggcggcggagctcggAGGCGGCTCCAGGCCAGGCGCCACCCGCGGTcggtgctgctccagctcccggAGGCTGCGCTTGTCTCCGCAGCTGCTGCCGCACCTCTGGGCAGCGGGGACAGCGCAGCCACGGCTGGCACCGCCctcctgagcccccagggccggcaCCAGCAGTGACCTCTCCCCGTGTCCCTTTCAGGGTGCCAGCAGCGCGGCTCTGAAGCTGTTCCCGAGGCCGAGCTCCCAAAggatctgccagcagcactcctgATGTGTCAGAAGCAAAGTACTGATTGTTCCAGGCAGAGAGATGCCGGCTGTGAGCAGGAGGAGAATGAACTCTGCTCCATCCGAGCAGTTGCGAATgagccccagcatccccagcagggaccagcAGCCGCGGTTCCACACCTGCCTGGGGCCCAAGAAGCCACCTGGCATAAGCAGGGGGATGCCACTTGTGAGTGTGCAGTGAGTGCAGATGTGGAGAATGGATTCTGCACCAGTGATGGGAGTGTGAGAGAGCCCCTGGCTCCCCAGGGCATATCAGGAACCAAGAATGAACACAAAAGGAACCGCAGAAGATTCCTGGGTGAGTGCAGGGCCACCCCTGTGGCCTCTAGGGTGGGgacagtgtcccctcccaagggcagggctggcaggtgtGTGGCTGTTTCCCGATGTCTGGCAGAGGCCTGGTGCTCTGCTGGGCCCCATCAGTGGCTGGAAGCaagagccccagctgcccccaaggctgtgcagttctcctgctgcagcctgtggccacagctgtgtccctgcctgtggccacagctgtgtccctgcctgtggccaggctcttggctctctggctgccagctgagTGAGGCCCACActggctcagggctccctgctctgctccctggccatggGCTGAGCAGATTGCAGGCCCGGCTCTGCTtctggcagccagcagctctttcCTGCTCCAGGTGAATGGATCAGGGGCCATCCCGTGGGCACGGCGGTGCtgattctgctgctcctggtgctggtgctggctttgggggtggccttggctgtgctggcaggtaagggaggggcagcagcctgggcccagcccctcGGGGCAGAGCGggctccctgctccttgcaCAGGGCAATCCTCAGaccttctcctcttccccctgcagcaccacaggtTCCAGTCACAGCTGCGACTCCGCTGTCACTTCTGGGCTGTCCCCGTGGCTGGGTTGGCTACAATGGGGTCTGCTACTACTTCTCACAGGATTACGGCACCTGGGAGCAGGGTCAGGAACGGTGCTCCGAGCTCGGGGCCTCCCTGGCCATTGCCAAGGATGAGGAAATGGTGAgtgaggggctgcgggcggtGTGGGGTGGCTGAGGGCAGCCTGGGGGTGCTCCtgggccgggctcggtgctcgTAGGGCCGGGGCCGCAGCCCTGGGCCGGGGCcttgcagggaaggagccccgGCGTGCGgggggagccccgggcccgtgtccccccgaggggccggggcagctcccactcctcccctctcccctgggCAGATTTTGCTCTCCCGTGTCTGTGGGAAGGTCGATTACTGGCTCGGGCTGCGCAGACGGGGCGAGCGCCTGCACTGGGGGGACGGCAGCAGCTACAGCTCCCGGTGAGTGccggggagccgggcagggcctgggggcacaggggcacaagggctgcccctggcagccagcgctgcctctgctcctccccgCAGGGTTCCTGTCCTCGGCAATTCCCAGTGTGTGTACCTGGCTGACAGGAGATTGAGGAGTGACAACTGCTCCAATGAGCGGCCGTATCTCTGCAGCAaggccccagctcccctgtaACAGGGGCTGCAGAAAGGACCTTCTCCacactgggcagtgccagc
This region includes:
- the LOC129123088 gene encoding uncharacterized protein LOC129123088, which codes for MTYPAWLCRSPPRSRFPSGLSSPPLGASLTLICQIGQKPLKHRPRRPIAPGRVPGECKWRPPEPGEAAAELGGGSRPGCQQRGSEAVPEAELPKDLPAALLMCQKQSTDCSRQRDAGCEQEENELCSIRAVANEPQHPQQGPAAAVPHLPGAQEATWHKQGDATCECAVSADVENGFCTSDGSVREPLAPQGISGTKNEHKRNRRRFLGEWIRGHPVGTAVLILLLLVLVLALGVALAVLAAPQVPVTAATPLSLLGCPRGWVGYNGVCYYFSQDYGTWEQGQERCSELGASLAIAKDEEMILLSRVCGKVDYWLGLRRRGERLHWGDGSSYSSRVPVLGNSQCVYLADRRLRSDNCSNERPYLCSKAPAPL